Sequence from the Natronomonas marina genome:
CGACGGTTCGTGGTACACGGCGATGTGTCCGGCCGCGTGGCCGGGCGTGTGAACGACCTCACAGTCGTAGTCCCCCAGACGGACCGTGTCGCCGTCCTCGACGACGCGGGCGACGTTCAACTCCGCTTCGAGGTACTCCCGGTCGAGAGGGAAGTACGTCTCGTTGTGTTCCTGAACGGAGCCCTCGTCGGATTCGTCCGTGAAGAAGCGGACGGAGAGGTCCACCATCTCCTGTCGGGCGTCCTCGAGGTACGACGTGTACTGCGACAACACCCGTTCGGTCCCCCGGGAGACGACGTGTGGACGTTCGGCGAGCGTTCGGATCGACATACTCCCGCCCGCGTGGTCGATATGGCAGTGGGTGAGTAACACGCGTTCGACGCCGTCGAAGATGCCGTCAGCCAGTTCCTCGCGGAGACGTTCCCGGGAGTCCGAGTGGACGTGGCCGGTGTCGACGAGCGTATCCCCGATCCGATAGAGGTTCACCGGGTCGTAGTACGGCTGTGGCAGCTGGATTCGCTCATACTCCATGTCGCTTGCTAGTGGAGCGGCGGAATAAAAGGTTCCACGGCGACGAGACGTGAACTCGGACGCGCCGGCCGCCTCGAACGGACGGACGGGAAACGATCGGCCGTCTCAGTAGGAGAACGGCCACTTCCTGAAGTACTCTTTCACCTTCGCGAGATACGAGATCACCCCTTTCGGTTCGACCATCAACACGCCGATGATGAGCGCCCCGAAGACGGCGTTGCGAACGCCGCCGACCGCGATGTCGACCCCGATCAGCTCGAGGACGACGGGCGCGTACTCGAACAGGAGCGAGTCGAACGGCAGGAGAATACTGGTCCCGATCAGGGCACCCCAGGCGTACCCGAG
This genomic interval carries:
- a CDS encoding MBL fold metallo-hydrolase, which produces MEYERIQLPQPYYDPVNLYRIGDTLVDTGHVHSDSRERLREELADGIFDGVERVLLTHCHIDHAGGSMSIRTLAERPHVVSRGTERVLSQYTSYLEDARQEMVDLSVRFFTDESDEGSVQEHNETYFPLDREYLEAELNVARVVEDGDTVRLGDYDCEVVHTPGHAAGHIAVYHEPSGTMLSGDVLAQNGHFPYGAVHWNIDDYKRSLERVREYDPSRLLPGHGEPMDDPRARIEDALTNVERVETAVLHTVESEGPLTAQELAVKALNATNSSVDMLTRVASVYAVHLAEQGLIDVERRPYVFARPI